DNA from Paraburkholderia largidicola:
CGGGCGCATCGGCCGTATTGCCCGACACGCACAGCGACCAGCCCGGCGTGTTGTCGATGATGCCGGGCACCGACTGACCCGACGAGAACGCGAGATACGCCTGCGTCGACGCATTCGGCACACCCGTCGTGGTCCACGTGCCCCACGGAGCCGGGAACGCGCACGATGCGAAGTTCGAGCGAGCCACCGTCAATGCTTCGTTCTGCGTCGGCAGGCGCATGCCGATAGCCGCGCAATACTGCTTCGCGACCGTCTGCGTGAACTGCGCGCCCTGATTCGGGAACGTCGTGTAGTACTGCTGCCAGACGAGGCCGCTGACGTTGTCCTTCACATTCGGCACGTACGGGCCCGACGGCAGACCTGCGATCGTCGAATTCCACGTGCCCGGCTTTGCGCCCAGCAACGTGAAGCGCTCGGTCTCGCTGCCGCATTGCGGTGCGTCGAAGACCTGGAACTCGAACAGCGAATAGCCATACTGCGTGGTGCGTTGCAGGCCGAGCATGCGGACATAGCGCGCCGACGTGCTCGGGAACACCGTCGTTTCCGTGCCGCCGTGACCCGCGATGATCTGGTCGTTCGGCAGAACGTTGGTCCAGTTGCTGTTGTCGTTCGATACCTGAAGCTTGTAGGCCGACGCAGCCGCGTTTTCCCACATCAGCACGACCTTGTTGAAGGTCTGGATGGAGCCGAGATCGACGGTGATCCACGAAGGATCGATCTCCGGTGCCGACGACCAGCGCGATGCGACCGAGCCGTCGACTGCGTACTGCGCCTTCAGGCCGCCGTTCTGGTCGCTGCTCGACATCGCCTTCGCGTTGAGCGCGAGGTTGCTGTTGTCCGCGCCGCTCACCGTCAGCGTGGCCGGGTCGCTCGTGACGCTGCCTGCGCTGTTGGTGATGGTGACGGCGTAGTTGCCGCCGTCGCTGCCCTGCGCCGACGCAATGACGATGCTCGCCGAGTTCGTGCCGTACGGCTTGCCGTCCTTGGTCCATTGATACTTCAGCGGGGCCGAGCCGCTCGCGAGCACGTTGAAGGTCACGCTCTGACCAAACGGCACGCTCTGGCTGTGCGGTTGCGACACGATGACGGGCGGCGTCGCGACGCTCACGGTCAGCGTTGCGCCCGCCGACGTGATCGTGCCGGCGCTGTTGGTCACGACCGCCTTGTAGACGGAACCGCTATCCGACGTCTGCGTCGCGGGCGTGTCGTACACCGGCTGGTTCGCGCCCGGAATGGGCTCGTCATTCTTCAGCCACTGATACGACAGCACGGGCGAGCCCGCCGCGAGCACGGTGAATTCCGCGCTCTGCCCGCTGGTGATGCTCAGCGACAGCGGTTGCGTCGTGATGGTCGGCGCAGCAGGCTGCACGACCGTCAGGCGCGCGGCGTTCGACGTAACGCTGCTGTTGGCGTTGCGCACGGCGACGCTGTAGGTGACGCCGTCGTCGCTCGTCTGTACAGCAGGCGTCGTGTACGTGTAGCCGGTCGCGCCGGGAATCGCCGCGCCGTTTTTCATCCATTGATAGCTGATGGGCGCCGCGCCCGCCGACAGCACGTAGAACTGCCCGCTCTGGCCTTGCGTGACACGCTGGTCGGACGGTTGCGTGATGATCTTCAGCGCGCTCGGCGGCTGCGGACCGACTACCAGCGCATTGCCGTTGAAGGTTTGCTGCGCGCTGGTCGGCACGACGTTGAACGTCGCGGTGCCGCTGCCGAGTCCGGGCGATGTCGCCGTCACCGTGACGGCGCCCGGCGTGAACTGCGTCTTGACCGCGACACGCGTCATGCCGCCTTCGACCGACAGGTTCGGATCGCCCGGCGCGTGATACGACAGCGGCTGGTTCGGCGTCACGTCATGGTCGGAGCCGCCGCGATATGTGCCGGGGCCGCTGACGCTGAACGTCAAAGTCTGCGATGCGTCCGGCACGCGAACGTTGTTCGCATCGACGACCGTCGCCGTGATGACGGCGGCATCCGTGCCGTTCGCAGTCAGCGCGAACGATTCGCCGCTCGGCTTCACGAGTTCGGGTTCGACCGTCAACAGGATATGGTCGGCGGGACCTGCCGTCACCAGCGAGTCATATGCCGCGACCTGGCGGTTGTTGTCGAGACACTCCGCCGTCAGCGTGCCCGGCGCCCACTTGATGTTGTCCCAATGCACCTGCGTCGGCAGCGACGTGGTGTTCTGCGTGAGATCGGTCGGGTCCATCGAGGTCGGATTCGGCACCTGGTCGCCGCCGATCAGCTCGCCATTCAGGCGCAGCCGCACTGCGGGACAGTTGCTGAACGCGTTGACGGTCACGGTACCAGCGCGGTTCCACGTGTGCGCAAGCTTGACCACGGGCTTGATCTCGAACGGCGTCCATGCCGCCTGATAGATGTAGTAGATCAGGCGCGGCAGGCGGTTCGCGTCCATCATCGACGCGCCATTGCCGCGCACGGCCTCGGGCGCGATGCCGTCGGTCTGCGTGTTGATTTCGCCTGGTGTATCGGCGAGGTACCAGTGCGCAATACCAAACGACTTGCCGGCCACGCTCGCCACCCAGGTCTTCAGATACTTGACGGCGAACGCCAGCTCGAAGTCGTACTTCCATCGGCCGACGCCGTCGCCCCAATATTCCGAGCCCCAGGCAGGCGAATTCGGGTAGTCCTTCTTGACGTTGATGTCGCAACCGTTGCCGCTGCAGCCGAGAAGGTCGCCGTTGTTCGGATTCGGCGTACGGTCGGCCTGGGCACGCGTGTTGATGGGGTCCCACACTTGCGACAGCGCTTTCAGCGATTGCGCGAAGGCCGTGTCGGTCGCGCCGTTGTCGGCTTCCCATGCGAGCACGGACGGATGGTTGCGATCATGAACGATCATGTCGCGATGCAGTTCGGTCTTCAGCGTGACGTTGTTCTGCGTCATGCACTTGACGTCGGGAGCGGTCTGCGCCGTGCAGATGACGGCGAAGCCGCCCTCGCCTTCGCCACTCGGCTGAACCATCATCACGCCGTAGGCGTCGGCGGCATCGAGAAAATCGCGGCCCTGGCTCGAATGGCCCGGACGGTACAGACTGCCGCCCGCCTGCGCGAGCAGGCTCAGGTCTTTCCATTGCAGCTCGGGCGGCACGGCCGAGCCGAGCGCCGGATAGTCGTAACGGCCCGACGCGCCCCACAGATAGTGCGGATGTCCGTTGATGATCGGGAAGTTCTGGTCCCACGTGATCGTGCGGATGCCGAGCGGGCTTTCCGTCGTATCGACGACCACGCCGTCGATACTGACGGAGTGAATCACGCGGTACAGATACGGCTTGCCGTAGATGCTGTTGTTCGGATACCAGAGGTTCGGATTGGAAACCGTCAGCACCTGATTGAACAAGGTGGGCTGGAGGCCCGGCTGCACGTTGGCGGGCACCGTGCGCGTATCCTGCGCGGTCACCACGACGGCGCCGGTCGCGTCGACGATCTGCGTCGTCAACGTCACCTTCTGATCCGTCGAGTACTCGTTCAGCACGTTGGTCTGCACACGGATCGTTGCCGACGATGGGCTCGCCGCAACCGTCGCGACATACGTGCCCCATGTATTGAGCACCGCGTAAATGTTCTCGGGAATGTGCACGCGGTCCGTGATGTGCATCCACACCGGACGGAACAGGCCCGTATCGTCCTGGCCAAAACGGAATGCGCCCGCGAAATCGGGTGACTCGAAGAACTTGTCGCCGCGCGCAACCTTGACGGCCAGTACATTGTCCGAGCCGTCGAATTTCACATAGTTCGTGATATCGACGATGAACGGAATGAAGCCGAGCACGTGCGTCGCGTCGCGGTTGATCTGGCTATTGCCGCGAATCAACGTGCCGTTGATATAGACCTGCGCACCCG
Protein-coding regions in this window:
- a CDS encoding discoidin domain-containing protein, which gives rise to MMLLCVATHAVASEALPPSNHIRINLGATPWKYVKDNDDANSMQPGFNDSGWAQVGVPQTPSDNDTFLNWRSGGDQGYLTGNINWYRKHFTLDPSFANRKIYIEFEGAHTGAQVYINGTLIRGNSQINRDATHVLGFIPFIVDITNYVKFDGSDNVLAVKVARGDKFFESPDFAGAFRFGQDDTGLFRPVWMHITDRVHIPENIYAVLNTWGTYVATVAASPSSATIRVQTNVLNEYSTDQKVTLTTQIVDATGAVVVTAQDTRTVPANVQPGLQPTLFNQVLTVSNPNLWYPNNSIYGKPYLYRVIHSVSIDGVVVDTTESPLGIRTITWDQNFPIINGHPHYLWGASGRYDYPALGSAVPPELQWKDLSLLAQAGGSLYRPGHSSQGRDFLDAADAYGVMMVQPSGEGEGGFAVICTAQTAPDVKCMTQNNVTLKTELHRDMIVHDRNHPSVLAWEADNGATDTAFAQSLKALSQVWDPINTRAQADRTPNPNNGDLLGCSGNGCDINVKKDYPNSPAWGSEYWGDGVGRWKYDFELAFAVKYLKTWVASVAGKSFGIAHWYLADTPGEINTQTDGIAPEAVRGNGASMMDANRLPRLIYYIYQAAWTPFEIKPVVKLAHTWNRAGTVTVNAFSNCPAVRLRLNGELIGGDQVPNPTSMDPTDLTQNTTSLPTQVHWDNIKWAPGTLTAECLDNNRQVAAYDSLVTAGPADHILLTVEPELVKPSGESFALTANGTDAAVITATVVDANNVRVPDASQTLTFSVSGPGTYRGGSDHDVTPNQPLSYHAPGDPNLSVEGGMTRVAVKTQFTPGAVTVTATSPGLGSGTATFNVVPTSAQQTFNGNALVVGPQPPSALKIITQPSDQRVTQGQSGQFYVLSAGAAPISYQWMKNGAAIPGATGYTYTTPAVQTSDDGVTYSVAVRNANSSVTSNAARLTVVQPAAPTITTQPLSLSITSGQSAEFTVLAAGSPVLSYQWLKNDEPIPGANQPVYDTPATQTSDSGSVYKAVVTNSAGTITSAGATLTVSVATPPVIVSQPHSQSVPFGQSVTFNVLASGSAPLKYQWTKDGKPYGTNSASIVIASAQGSDGGNYAVTITNSAGSVTSDPATLTVSGADNSNLALNAKAMSSSDQNGGLKAQYAVDGSVASRWSSAPEIDPSWITVDLGSIQTFNKVVLMWENAAASAYKLQVSNDNSNWTNVLPNDQIIAGHGGTETTVFPSTSARYVRMLGLQRTTQYGYSLFEFQVFDAPQCGSETERFTLLGAKPGTWNSTIAGLPSGPYVPNVKDNVSGLVWQQYYTTFPNQGAQFTQTVAKQYCAAIGMRLPTQNEALTVARSNFASCAFPAPWGTWTTTGVPNASTQAYLAFSSGQSVPGIIDNTPGWSLCVSGNTADAPVISAQPASVKVSEGQAAQFSVGVTGTGPFSFQWMRGTTVVAITTNPTYTTPPTTVAADNGAAYSVVVTNGGGSATSATAILTVIAATGGDGGNGGDGGNGGDGGNGGNGGDGGDGGNGGVPSANLARGKVATSSGVQDEGYAPTNAVDGNLGSRWSSDFNDDAWITVDLGQQTQFDRVVLNWENAYGKAYLIQASNDNQTWTNIIPQRAGAGGVEDISLPVTNARYVRMQGVKRASQYGYSLFEFEVYNSAATPKLTVTASSSANGTISPSGAVGVIQGGSQTFTALPAAGYGVGSMTVDGKNLGVQSTYTFTNVTAEHSISVNFVPLSASVNLAQNRPATSSGDENDNTPPTLAVDGNTGTRWSSKFIDPSWIMIDLGSEQTFNRVVLNWENAHAIAYQIQTSHDNVDWSNTVYTATDSKGGVEDLSFPATTARYVRLYGTKRSTDYGYSLFEFGVYNNVSSTQRARQ